The Bubalus kerabau isolate K-KA32 ecotype Philippines breed swamp buffalo chromosome 12, PCC_UOA_SB_1v2, whole genome shotgun sequence region CTGGGGTGGAGGGGAGCAGTTAATGTATGGGAActctgctttcttttccatttttctgtaaaGAATGTGTGCGTATGGGCATAGGTAGTCCTTTTATTCAAGTGTATAGTTAGTGGCATTTATTTCCAGCTTTTTTCCATCACTCTATAAAGAGAAACTGGCCACTGAGCAGCAATGCCCCACTTGTCTCTCCCTCAGCCCCTgggtttcccaggaggcacagtgggaaagcatctgcctgctggtgcaggagatgcaagaaacatgggtttgatccctggtttgggaagatcccctggaggaggaaatggcaacctactccagtattcttgcctggaatattccatggacagaggagcctggggtcgcaaagagtcagacaccactggagACTCAGCGCTGAACATCACCTGGTAACCTCTAATGTGATTTCTGtctctggatttgcctattctcgataatttcatataagtggaatcagaaTATTTGTCCTTGTGTGTCTTCTTTTTTACTCTAGCGTAACACTCCCAAGCATTATCCATATTGGAGCCTTTTTTCAAAACTTTGTTCCTGTTTACAGTTGGACGACATTCCATTCCGTGTGTATTTACTGCATCCGTCTGTTGACGGATACTTAGGTGGCTTTCATCTTCTGCCTGccgtgaataatgctgctgtgaacgtgGCTGTGTGCTTGTCTGTCTGGCCCCCGTTTTCAGTCCTTTGGGTctgtgcctaggagtgggattgctgggtcatgtgatgATACTGTGGTTGAGAGACAGCAGACTTCACAGTgcctgtaccattttatattaccACCACCGCTGCACAAGGGTTCCAGGTTCTCTGCATCCTCACAGTGCTCTTTACTGTTGCTTTTTCACTCTAGCTCCCATAGTAGGTGGAAATGATAAATTTCATTTTGGTTGATTTGCCTTTCCCTAATGACCAGTGATGTTGATTGGGTGCtctgtgcttattggccatttgtatatcttctttggagagatgtctgttcAGATACTTTGCTCACTTTAAaataggttagggttagggttgaaTTGATGGTAAATGTAAGGAattatttctgggctctgaatTCTGTCCCATTGGTCCATCTGCATATCCTTAAGCTAGTACCAGTGTTTTGttaactgttgctttgtagtaagCTTTGAAATTCGGAAGTTTGAGTCctacaactttgttctttttcagggtTGTTTTGCCTATTATAGTCCCTTGAATCTTCatattaattttagattttttttcatttctggaagAAAAGCCATTGGGAATTTGATAGGGATCTGAGTATTATGTCTATCCCATAAACAGGATGAGCTTTACTTGTCTTTAATGTCTTTTAAGAatgttttccagttttcattgtcttttacctccttggataaatttattcctaattattttattctttataatacTGTtgggaatggaattgttttcttagtttCCTTTTTGGATTGCATCATTCCTAGTGTATAGAAATAACTGAGTTTTGTTTGTTGACTTTGTATCCTGAATTTGTATCTTAGctttaatttgtgtgtgtgtgtgtattcattttttagaattttctacacAATAGGGTCGTGTTGTCTGCACATTTATTTTTGTCCACCAGATGATGACATTGCTTCATTTAGTTTCTTCACTGATCATGTGgtgttatttttttagttttttggaaaAGTGAACACCTCATAATTAAGCCATGACCTCCTTGACAGTTCTTTAAGACAAGAGCTTCAAGACATTTGACTAAGCGGTTTTCCACATCAGCAGCAGTTTAATATCAGTGTTTAATCTTCAGAAAgtgtcaacaaaacaaaacaaaacaggtaaTGTGTAATTGTTCTGCCAAGTACTTTTCTGTTACAATTCAGATCTCTAGTATTTCGTAATAATGCATAGTTTCCTAAAATATCAGCCTTCCTGCCAACTTTAAAGTGACCGTGTTGTcatctttgaagaaaaataagagtGTAATGGTCACCAGTTGCTTTAAGTTACTGTCATTCATCCATTAGACCTGTGTTCTGGAGTAAAAGGTAACCCTTCCTGTGACCAGTGCCATGTTCATGGGTGGAGTGTTCAGTTAGGGCTAGGTTCTCTGACATTTGGAGACTACGTAATACTGCTTTTGTTTTGGATGTAGTTCTGTGTGTATTGTAAACAAAACATGCTCGGTAATGTGTAGGAAGCTAGATTTTCTTTCAGCTGtacttttttttcatgtaaaatcATAAGTGATTTTACAAGTGTGTATCCTTCACTGTCTTGAAATttgtattataaaattttatgtaagAATAATTTCATTATGCAAACATGAATTCTAAAATTCTGCCATTTCTCACCATCAGCCCATTCTGCCCCTACTTTCCACCCTCAGGATGTAAGTAACTCTTGTCTGACAACTGCATTTTccttggcttccctcatagcacagttggtaaagaatttgcctgcaatgcaagagactccggtttgattcctgggttgggaagatccgatggagaagggataggctccccactccagtattcttgggcttcccttgtggctcagctggtgaagaatccacctgcaatgtgcgagacctgggtttgatcactgggttgggaaagtctcctggagaagggaaaggctaccactccagtattctggcctggagaattccatggactgtatcatccatggggttgcaaagagtcagacacgactaagtagctttcactttctttgtcaCAATAAAAGCTTTTGATCAGCATAACTAGGCTTTCAATACGGAGTTGATTGGAGACAGACAAGGAAAGTATTGATCTAGTGTGTGCAACTTCATCATAGTTTATTCTTATAggattgctttcagttcagttcagttgttcagtcgtgtccagctctttgcgaccccatggactgtagcgtgccaggtttccctgtccatcaccaactcctggaacttgctcagactcatgtccattgagtcaatgatgccatccaaccatctcatcctttgttgtccccttttcctctcccgccttcaatctttcccagcatcagcatcttttccaatgagtcagttcttcgcatcaagtggccaaagtattggagtttcagcttcagcatcagtccttgcaatgaatattcaggactgatttcctttaggatggactggctggatctccttgcagttcaagggactctcaagagtcttctccaacaccacagttcaaaaacatcaattcttcagtgctcagctttgtttatagtccaactctcacatccatacgtgtgtacatgtgtgcacatacatatgtacatatataggaTTCCTTTAGACTTAATGAAACAAAACGACTCCTTGCCCCCTTGCTGGGGTTTTTGAGAACTTGgttttggaacttttttttttccccctagtttttTTAGCTCATTTAAAATGAcgcatttctgggcttccctggtgctgcagtggttaagaatgcaggggcaccagtttgatccctggccctggaagatcccacatgccacgaggcaactaagcctgtgcacaactactgagcctgtactctagagccagggagctgcaactactgaagcctagagcTGGTGCTCAACCTGAGAGGCCCGTGCACCGTAACCCCATGTGCACAGGAAAGCCCAgcccaaccaaaaataaataaaacgacCCATTTCGAGTTTGTTCATAGGTAGCGAGTGGTTCAGGGATAAAAGACTGGATTGAGTTAAACCTGGATAAAGTTAAAATGGATTGAGTTAAAACTGAGTTACTCCCAGTGGCTGCCTGCAACTCCCCTCTCTCTTAATGCCTCAGTTACTCCATTCTCATTTGTTCTTGAAGTACTGGGAAGGTgctacaaatgaaaaatatagtcAACATGATTAAGTCGAAAATATGAAAAGACATGGCACTTAAAAATCAACCTGTATATGAATTATTCTAACCAAAGGTACTTCTGCCTGCATGTTTGTAAAAGGAAAACATGGTTGCTGTCCCATTGAGCGCTTCAAAAAATGAGTGAAGATTAAAATGGAAACATTGAGGCCCTGTTTTGTGAGTGCTGAGCGTCTGAGTTACTCTAGTCACTGCAACCTGAACACTAAGGGCAGGTGAAATGAAACTTCTTTGCGGCCAATTTCTTCTCTCAACTCTGGGGCATGCATTCTACTTCGTAGGGGAAAGCCATGTGCTGATTTGTGCtgtcatttccttgctttttcttaaATGTAACTGGTATTCTCTGACGAAAGGTTCAGATTTCCTTGGAAAAGAATACAAGGCTGTGAAcactttattgggcttcccacgaggcacagtggtgaagaatccacctgtcaatgcaggagactgcaggttggatccctaggtcgggaagatcccctggagtaggaaatggaaacgcactccggtattcttgcctgaaaaattacatggagcctggcgggctacagtcttggggttgtagagtcggatacgactgggcgcacaaaacaaaacactgtcaAGCGCGCGTGTATAATTTTCTGGAACGTTTCTTCTCCGCGGGAGACAttccgccccgccccggcccgttCAAAGCTCCTAGTGAGGCTAAGCTCGCGCCCCGAATTTCCCGCTGACCGTGGCTCCAGGCCGACGGCCCGCCCAGCGCAGCTCGGGTCCGCCTCTGGCCCGCGcgcgcccctcccccgcccgcGTCTTCGGCCCCGGCGGCGGGAGGGGACGCAGACGCGGAGCCCGGGCCGGGGGAGGGGACTTGTGGCCTCACAACGGTGGGGGCGGCCCAGTTCTCGCGAGGTTTCCGCTCTGACGGGAAGCGGCGGCAGCGCCGCGTGGGGTACGGATGCGCTCGGAGGATGGAGCCGGGGGCCCCAGTGTGGCCGTTGCTACGCGGGGTCCGAGCGGGAGGGAGAAACCATCATCCGCAGAAAGCCAGTTCCGCCGGGAGTCTCCGCGGCGGGAGGCCGAAGCGCCGCTGGCCTCCTCTTCCAGCTGTGGGAGCGGCGCAGGCAAACCTCGCGAGGAAAAGAGGACGGTCTTGAGCAAAGTGAGGGCGGTGCGGGGGCGGTGCGGGGCCGGCAAACCTCGCGATAAGAGACTGCCCtgagcgggggagggggggagggcgGGGCCGCCGGCTCTCCAGCACCGCGGACAGCGGCGTCTGGGCGGCGAGGAAACGATTGGCTGCCCCACTGCAGCGTACttgctccccactccagtgttctggcctggagaattccatggactgtgtagtccatggggtcataaagagtcggacgcgactgagcgactttcacttcgaCTTTTCTGACTCTGGAGGAAGAAAAGTCAGTTCAGCCTGCGGGTGTTTCCCGGCGAGGCTGGGACGCCGGGGCCCGCCAGTGCCGCGCAGTAGCTTTCCTCGCTGAGGAGAGCCGGGCGGGTCCAGCGGGGCTgcaggcgggcgggcggcggACGCTGCCCCCTGGGCGCTCTGCCGCGGCGCCGCCTGTGGGGGCCCGACCGCGTCGTATTGAGCGCGTGGGCCGCAGTGCGGGAGGCTGGCCCTCTGGCTTTAATGACCATTGCCTGGGGAAGTGCTACTGTCCGCAGCCTTTTCTGACCTCACCGATCCCTTTTAGACTATTGAGCCCTCGTTACCCTTTTGACAGCCTTGTTCTCCGTGCGCATATTTCAcgcatttttggatatttgttgttcaatcgcccagtcctgtccgactctgccaccgcatggactgcagcacggtagtcctccctgtccctcaccatattccggagtttgcccaagttcatgttcattgcagcggtGAAGCTGTCCAGCCgcctcatcctctgacgccctcttctccttctgccctcaatctttcccagcatcagggacttttccaatgagtcgtctgttcgcaaaagatgaccaaaatacaggagcttcagcttcagtccttccagtgaatattcagggtttgatctaccttaagattgactggtttgatctccttgctgtccaggggattctcaggagtcttctccagcaccacagttgaaaagcatcaattctttggtgttctgccttctttacggtccacgTCTCACAACAATGATATCCTAAAATACTCCGAGCTGGATATTCGGAGCGGAAACGGGGTGACCGGGATCCGGGTGGTTGTTGGTTAGCCGCTAAGTGGTGTCCCACTTCGTAGCTGAAGCTTCATGAGGTTCTAATGAATCCAACCAGTGACCTCTCTCCCCAGGTGGTCATCCGGCGGCTTCCCCCCAGCCTCACCAAGGAGCAGCTGGAACAGCAGCTGCACCCGCTGCCTGCACACGATTACTTcgagttctttactgctgatgTCAGGTGAGATGACCTCACCAGCCTTAGGAGGCCGAGCGGGAATTCCCCGGCGGTCCAGGGTTAGGACTCCGAGCTTTCACTGCCCGCCCGGTTCAACCCCTGAACGggacactaagatcccacaggctgtgccgTGGGGCCAAGAaaaggggggggaaaaaaaaagagcgaGGCACTGTTGTTGGGTGGTAAAGTAATGTAGATAATAGAAGCCATCTCTGTTTCAATGTCTTTCCCACACGTACGCAGAAATCAGTGCAgatcattatttcttcaagttaTTTCCAAGTAGTCGAATTACTAAATTCCCTTAAAATGATTTGAGTATCTCCATAGCATCAACATagtctaaaaagaaaaacagtctaACACCATAttacttaattttgttttggaTATCAGTAAACTTTAATATTAccttttatatgaaataaattgtattaaaatgtaagaaagaaaaacgAATAAATAATAGATGTATAAGCCAATGAGTTGTTACAGGTGAACACACCTATGTAGCTCAGCCCCCAGTGCTCCCTTCCAGACCTGACACCCCTGCTTTCAGCCACCTCTGCTGAGTTATGTCTCTTTCTATTCTTGTCTGCAGCTTGGGAGTAAGATGTTTCAATGCTTTAACAGTTCAATatctactttttattaaaaaagagcAGACCTCAAGTTAGCCCAACAGGGGGACAGATCAGCTAGAATTTAGTGAATTTCACTATGTGATTTCTTAGTGATTTCACATTATCtggattatttttctcttcaataTCATGAGTTCTCATTTATAGCAGTCATACATATTTTCCTTTTGAATAAATACCTTGCAGTAAAAACTGTCAGTTCAGTCAGAGAAAAGTATCACAGGTAAATAtagatttgtgtttttcttaaaaaaccaACATAAACACGATTTTTTCAAATGACTAAAGTTTAGGCTACAGTTAAAGGAGGTCAGGCACGGGACTCAGAGTGACTCGGATTGGAATCTCAGCCCCACCTTTTTACCAACTGCTCCCTCAGCAGGTACCTGATTTCTCCGAACCTTAGTGTTCTAGTGTTCTCATCCATGAAATGGGGTTGAAAGTTCCTGCCTATGAAGGACATTGGTAACTGTGAGATAGAGGAGAAAGGTTTAGTTCTGTATATCCCATGCTGCATGCTATAATAAATACCTTTTTAAGATAACCTAAACATGCTCTTTAAATCTGTAAGGGATCTCTTTACAATATAACATTTTCTCTAAATGAATCATGACTGGGTTGTGTTGCAGTCATGATGTATGATTAGGAATGATCTCTGAATAACCTTGACTTTGATTTCCTACGTCTGAGAACCAGTATTTTAACCCTGGCTCTATGCAGTAGAGAAACCAACCTAAAGTATctctgaaatctttaaaaaaaaaatctcagttaatattttgtttggatttttttgatGAAGAGTACCCAGATTGTTGTAATTAACTGAGAAATGATTCTTTGGCATAAAGGTTTTATCTGAAATAGTTTGTTgtatccagaaaagaaaaaaaaattaaaataagtcttAAGTTGTTTTGGTCTTAAgttttttactattttcattgttGTCTCTTCTTTCAGTCTTTATCCTCATCTCTACTCAAGAGCATACATTAACTTTAGAAATCCAGATGACATCCTTCTTTTTAGAGATCGTTTTGATGGATATATCTTCATTGATAGTAAAGGTTGGGTCATTGGCTTTTTAAACTCTTCATTATAATTTCTGGGTACATTAATTAAGTTTTGCTAGATGTTTGTGAGTTTTAATTGAGTCCATAGATGCTAATCTAAAATAACTTCTTAAACTTTGATTATGTTACTGTGGTTATGAGCTTatgttgaaaattaaaattatatataaaccaAAGAATTCTAGCAATTTTGTGTAGACAATCTACTTAGGAATTATCACTGGACAGTGAAATTTTTCTCATAATGAGTTTCCTGGATAAGTAAACTTTactattttatgtaaaatttttctgaataagtaaaattcattcttttatgcAAACTAAATTATTTTATCCTAGTGCTATGTACTAGGCATTATGGACACAGCATGAAAAGTGAATCAGACATTGTCCCTGTCTGTCTGAAGCCCTACTCTTCTCCTGGTTCTTGACTTTATTCTGCATAGTTGAGTATCAAGCAAATATAGAAAAGTGTCTTGCAGATAAATGAGAGTTAAAATATCAGTCATCTGACAGATATAGAAGTGGCTAAAGGGTTTGGTACCAAGGTAGAAGTGTTTCATCTCTTGATTAAGCAGATTCTCTTAGTAAACTTTTctgtctgcccccaccccagtatAACAACAAAATTAGTTTAAAGTTACTTTTATTCTGAATTTTCTGTATGAAGCAAATCTTACCTGAATATCATGTACATCCTTTGAAACCCTGTCTTTAAATAAGTGTCTCTTGTAAACTATGTCACTTCCTCGAATTCATATAACAGATTGATCATTGAATtaacctttaaaattaaaaatataagctaTGACTAGGAAAGCTATTTAAAGGTATTCCAAAATAAGCTCTTTGGTGGGAGGGTGAAGaggtttattgaggtataagTTACATATGATTAAAAAGTACCACTTTAAGGTATATAGTTTAATGAATTTTGAATATCTCCAGTCATGTAACCACAACTACAATTAGTTTATTTAGTAAATAATTGCTAATTCTTTGTTTAAATCTGGAGCTTGATATGCTAAGATTACTATTTGAAAGTATAATTAAATTATAGTTTAAATAGTAACCTTATCAATGCTATGCTCAATGCTTAAGTAAGCTAGATTATTGTTTCAAAATGAATACAGAAAAGCCATTTCAGAATGGCTTTTGTAATTTGTTTCCTGTTAAAGGGCTAGAATATCCTGCAGTGGTAGAATTTGCTCCATTCCAGAAGATAgccaaaaagaaactaaagaaaaaagatgcCAAAACCGGAAGCATTGAAGATGGTGAGTCCTTTTTCAAGTAATGGATTGTGAAGCTTTGAAATTAAGCACAGTGGTCAAATATAATTCTTTCCCATACATGGGAAGTaatacattcctttttttctgttttaatttacaGACCCAGAGTATAAGAAATTTTTAGAAACTTActgtggggaggaggagaaaacTAATGTCAGTCCTGAAACTCTTCTAGGAGACATAGAGGCAAAGACACGAGAACTTATTGGtctgttttgctcattttttcctctttattgagatatatatttatagagtatattttttctttttcatgattat contains the following coding sequences:
- the UPF3A gene encoding regulator of nonsense transcripts 3A isoform X8, giving the protein MRSEDGAGGPSVAVATRGPSGREKPSSAESQFRRESPRREAEAPLASSSSCGSGAGKPREEKRTVLSKVVIRRLPPSLTKEQLEQQLHPLPAHDYFEFFTADVSLYPHLYSRAYINFRNPDDILLFRDRFDGYIFIDSKGLEYPAVVEFAPFQKIAKKKLKKKDAKTGSIEDDPEYKKFLETYCGEEEKTNVSPETLLGDIEAKTRELIARRTTPLLEYIKNRKLEKQRIREEKREERRRRELEKKRLREEEKRRRREEEKCRRKAAEKQKKTAEKEVRMKDRPGLQLYQPRARIRARDCDGRHPEEGRDGRRGEAEDSTVALAEKSEEAVWGDMHVGDVGGGSPPQHSVDSRGRSFRKCIN
- the UPF3A gene encoding regulator of nonsense transcripts 3A isoform X7, coding for MRSEDGAGGPSVAVATRGPSGREKPSSAESQFRRESPRREAEAPLASSSSCGSGAGKPREEKRTVLSKVVIRRLPPSLTKEQLEQQLHPLPAHDYFEFFTADVSLYPHLYSRAYINFRNPDDILLFRDRFDGYIFIDSKGLEYPAVVEFAPFQKIAKKKLKKKDAKTGSIEDDPEYKKFLETYCGEEEKTNVSPETLLGDIEAKTRELIARRTTPLLEYIKNRKLEKQRIREEKREERRRRELEKKRLREEEKRRRREEEKCRRKAAEKQKKTAEKEVRMKLLKKPEKGEEPSTEKPKERAEETDPGDGKWEPCPSGVVLKPKSPEGSLEALRERTGQACSCTSPELASEPVTVMEDTLRRAATGGGVRRKTQRWL